In Novosphingobium sp. MMS21-SN21R, a single genomic region encodes these proteins:
- a CDS encoding MBL fold metallo-hydrolase: MSQPFIKAFFDEPTNTISYLVADPVTRVAAVLDPVLDFDLASGVADTHSAQSILAFAREQDCRIAMVLETHAHADHLSAAPFIKAHTGAWIGIGVHIRDVQRIFRPVFAMTDLKTDGSDFDRLFGDGDRFLIGEMEVEVLHVPGHTPADVAYRIGDAAFVGDTLFMPDYGTARADFPGGDARTLYRSIRRLLSLPDETRLFMCHDYKAPGRDDYCWETTVGEQRKHSVHVSESVSEDEFVAMRESRDAGLSVPKLLLPSIQVNIKAGKFAEAEANGVTYLRIPVKWQAV, encoded by the coding sequence ATGAGTCAGCCTTTCATCAAAGCGTTCTTCGACGAGCCAACCAACACGATCAGCTACCTGGTAGCTGATCCAGTCACCCGCGTGGCGGCGGTGCTGGACCCGGTGCTGGATTTCGACCTTGCGAGCGGCGTGGCCGACACGCATTCAGCCCAGAGCATTCTTGCTTTTGCCCGAGAGCAAGACTGTCGCATCGCCATGGTGCTGGAAACGCATGCCCACGCCGATCACCTGTCGGCGGCGCCGTTCATCAAGGCCCACACTGGGGCGTGGATCGGCATCGGCGTGCATATCCGTGACGTTCAGCGCATTTTCCGGCCCGTTTTCGCAATGACCGATCTGAAGACCGACGGTTCGGACTTCGACCGCCTGTTCGGCGATGGTGACCGCTTCTTGATTGGTGAAATGGAGGTCGAGGTTCTGCATGTTCCGGGTCATACGCCTGCGGATGTGGCCTACCGGATCGGCGATGCGGCCTTCGTCGGGGACACCTTGTTCATGCCCGACTATGGCACCGCGCGGGCTGATTTCCCCGGCGGCGACGCACGGACGCTTTACCGTTCGATCCGCCGGTTGCTATCCCTGCCGGACGAAACGCGGCTGTTCATGTGTCACGACTACAAGGCGCCGGGGCGTGACGACTATTGCTGGGAAACGACCGTGGGCGAGCAACGCAAGCACAGCGTTCATGTCAGCGAGAGCGTTTCCGAGGATGAATTCGTGGCGATGCGTGAGAGCCGCGATGCTGGCCTTTCCGTGCCGAAGCTTCTGCTTCCCTCCATCCAGGTCAACATCAAGGCCGGCAAATTTGCCGAGGCTGAAGCGAACGGCGTGACGTATTTGCGCATCCCCGTGAAATGGCAGGCAGTATAA
- a CDS encoding M23 family metallopeptidase: MLFNSKTFKTALGAFAAVAFFSSAAPALANSAASADIAAPLRAAEAAKAGVSADRGDEEFRRLFASWQQLDNGILPSAAKPTTIRRAGVSIPSLAPVFVSHLTSGYGMRVHPVLGGRRAHKGIDLAAATGTPIRASADGVVEKADWFGGYGLFVSLDHGGAMETRYGHMSRVAVAEGQQVRKGDIIGYVGSTGRSTGPHLHYEVRVAGEAVNPVPYMQGNSDKVYASNNPSEGRGGPE; encoded by the coding sequence AACCTTCAAGACTGCTCTCGGTGCCTTCGCTGCCGTTGCCTTCTTCTCTTCTGCCGCTCCGGCGCTGGCCAACAGTGCTGCTTCTGCCGACATCGCCGCCCCGCTTCGCGCTGCCGAAGCTGCCAAGGCAGGCGTCTCGGCTGACCGTGGTGACGAAGAATTTCGCCGTCTCTTCGCCAGCTGGCAGCAGCTCGACAACGGCATCCTTCCCTCGGCCGCCAAGCCCACGACGATCCGCCGCGCTGGCGTCTCGATCCCGTCGCTGGCACCCGTCTTCGTTTCGCACTTGACCAGCGGTTATGGCATGCGCGTCCACCCCGTTCTCGGCGGACGCCGCGCGCACAAGGGCATCGACCTTGCTGCCGCCACCGGCACCCCGATCCGCGCCAGCGCTGATGGCGTCGTTGAAAAGGCTGACTGGTTCGGCGGCTACGGCCTGTTCGTTTCGCTCGACCACGGCGGCGCGATGGAAACCCGTTACGGCCACATGTCGCGCGTCGCCGTTGCCGAAGGGCAGCAGGTCCGCAAGGGCGACATCATCGGCTACGTCGGCTCGACCGGCCGGTCGACCGGCCCGCACCTGCATTACGAAGTCCGCGTTGCCGGTGAAGCCGTCAACCCGGTGCCCTACATGCAGGGCAACAGCGACAAGGTCTATGCCAGCAACAACCCGTCCGAAGGACGTGGTGGCCCCGAATAA